The Macaca thibetana thibetana isolate TM-01 chromosome 11, ASM2454274v1, whole genome shotgun sequence genome window below encodes:
- the ZNF384 gene encoding zinc finger protein 384 isoform X8, translated as MEESHFNSNPYFWPSIPTVSGQIENTMFINKMKDQLLPEKGCGLAPPHYPTLLTVPASVSLPSGISMDTESKSDQLTPHSQASVTQNITVVPVPSTGLMTAGPGLVITSPSGSLVTTASSAQTFPISAPMIVSALPPGSQALQVVPDLSKKVASTLTEEGGGGGGGGGSVAPKPPRGRKKKRMLESGLPEMNDPYVLSPEDDDDHQKDGKTYRCRMCSLTFYSKSEMQIHSKSHTETKPHKCPHCSKTFANSSYLAQHIRIHSGAKPYSCNFCEKSFRQLSHLQQHTRIHTGDRPYKCAHPGCEKAFTQLSNLQSHRRQHNKDKPFKCHNCHRAYTDAASLEVHLSTHTVKHAKVYTCTICSRAYTSETYLMKHMRKHNPPDLQQQVQAAAAAAAVAQAQAQAQAQAQAQAQAQAQAQAQAQAQAQASQASQQQQQQQQQPPPHFQSPGAAPQGGGGGDSNPNPPPQCSFDLTPYKTAEHHKDICLTVTTSTIQVEHLASS; from the exons ATGGAAGAATCTCACTTCAATTCTAACCCATACTTCTGGCCTTCTATCCCCACAGTCTCAGGTCAG aTTGAGAACACAATGTTCATCAACAAGATGAAGGATCAGCTGTTGCCAGAGAAGGGCTGTGGTCTGGCTCCACCTCACTACCCCACCTTGCTGACAGtgcctgcctcagtgtccctgcCCTCGGGCATCAGTATGGACACAGAGTCCAAGTCAGACCAGCTGACCCCACACAGCCAAGCATCCGTTACCCAGAATATCACGGTGGTCCCTGTGCCGTCTACAGGACTGATGACTGCTG GTCCGGGTTTGGTAATCACGTCCCCCTCAGGCTCTCTTGTGACCACAGCATCATCAGCTCAGACCTTCCCCATTTCGGCTCCCATGATTGTCTCAGCTCTTCCCCCTGGCTCACAAGCCCTGCAGGTTGTCCCTGACCTCTCCAAGAAGGTAGCATCGACCCTAACCGaggaaggaggtggaggtggtggtggaggtggcagtgtgGCTCCTAAGCCGCCCCGGGGCCGGAAGAAGAAGCGGATGCTGGAATCAGGGCTGCCTGAGATGAATGACCCTTATGTCCTCTCCCCTGAGGATGATGATGACCATCAGAAAGACGGCAAGACCTACAG GTGCCGGATGTGCTCACTGACATTCTACTCCAAGTCGGAGATGCAGATCCACTCCAAGTCACACACCGAGACCAAGCCCCACAAGTGCCCACATTGCTCCAAGACCTTCGCCAACAGCTCCTACCTGGCCCAGCACATCCGTATACACTCAGGGGCTAAGCCCTACAGTTGTAACTTCTGTGAGAAATCCTTCCGCCAGCTCTCCCACCTTCAGCAGCACACCCG AATCCACACTGGTGATAGACCATACAAATGTGCACACCCAGGCTGTGAGAAAGCCTTCACACAACTCTCCAATCTGCAG TCCCACAGACGGCAACACAACAAAGATAAACCCTTCAAGTGCCACAACTGTCATCGGGCGTACACGGATGCAGCCTCACTAGAGGTGCACCTGTCTACGCACACAGTGAAGCATGCCAAGGTGTACACCTGCACTATCTGCAGTCGGGCATACACATCA GAAACATACCTTATGAAACATATGCGCAAACACAACCCTCCTGATCTTCAGCAACAAGTGCaggcagcagcggcggcggcagcagtGGCCCAGGCCCAGGCGCAGGCCCAGGCTCAAGCTCAAGCGCAAGCCCAGGCTCAGGCTCAGGCTCAGgctcaggcccaggcccaggcccaggcctccCAGGcatcacagcagcagcagcagcagcagcaacagccacCACCACACTTCCAGTCTCCTGGGGCAGCCCcccagggtgggggtggtggggacagCAACCCCAACCCTCCACCCCAGTGTTCCTTTGACCTGACCCCCTATAAGACGGCGGAGCATCATAAGGACATCTGCCTCACTGTCACCACCAGCACCATCCAGGTGGAGCACCTGGCCAGCTCTTAG
- the ZNF384 gene encoding zinc finger protein 384 isoform X6 produces MEESHFNSNPYFWPSIPTVSGQIENTMFINKMKDQLLPEKGCGLAPPHYPTLLTVPASVSLPSGISMDTESKSDQLTPHSQASVTQNITVVPVPSTGLMTAGPGLVITSPSGSLVTTASSAQTFPISAPMIVSALPPGSQALQVVPDLSKKVASTLTEEGGGGGGGGGSVAPKPPRGRKKKRMLESGLPEMNDPYVLSPEDDDDHQKDGKTYRSEGNCGTGNGQSLGLMDSVPGSTTNLLCDPGCRMCSLTFYSKSEMQIHSKSHTETKPHKCPHCSKTFANSSYLAQHIRIHSGAKPYSCNFCEKSFRQLSHLQQHTRIHTGDRPYKCAHPGCEKAFTQLSNLQSHRRQHNKDKPFKCHNCHRAYTDAASLEVHLSTHTVKHAKVYTCTICSRAYTSETYLMKHMRKHNPPDLQQQVQAAAAAAAVAQAQAQAQAQAQAQAQAQAQAQAQAQAQAQASQASQQQQQQQQQPPPHFQSPGAAPQGGGGGDSNPNPPPQCSFDLTPYKTAEHHKDICLTVTTSTIQVEHLASS; encoded by the exons ATGGAAGAATCTCACTTCAATTCTAACCCATACTTCTGGCCTTCTATCCCCACAGTCTCAGGTCAG aTTGAGAACACAATGTTCATCAACAAGATGAAGGATCAGCTGTTGCCAGAGAAGGGCTGTGGTCTGGCTCCACCTCACTACCCCACCTTGCTGACAGtgcctgcctcagtgtccctgcCCTCGGGCATCAGTATGGACACAGAGTCCAAGTCAGACCAGCTGACCCCACACAGCCAAGCATCCGTTACCCAGAATATCACGGTGGTCCCTGTGCCGTCTACAGGACTGATGACTGCTG GTCCGGGTTTGGTAATCACGTCCCCCTCAGGCTCTCTTGTGACCACAGCATCATCAGCTCAGACCTTCCCCATTTCGGCTCCCATGATTGTCTCAGCTCTTCCCCCTGGCTCACAAGCCCTGCAGGTTGTCCCTGACCTCTCCAAGAAGGTAGCATCGACCCTAACCGaggaaggaggtggaggtggtggtggaggtggcagtgtgGCTCCTAAGCCGCCCCGGGGCCGGAAGAAGAAGCGGATGCTGGAATCAGGGCTGCCTGAGATGAATGACCCTTATGTCCTCTCCCCTGAGGATGATGATGACCATCAGAAAGACGGCAAGACCTACAG GAGCGAAGGGAACTGCGGCACAGGAAATGGACAGAGCCTTGGGCTCATGGATTCAGTTCCCGGCTCCACCACgaatttgctgtgtgaccctgg GTGCCGGATGTGCTCACTGACATTCTACTCCAAGTCGGAGATGCAGATCCACTCCAAGTCACACACCGAGACCAAGCCCCACAAGTGCCCACATTGCTCCAAGACCTTCGCCAACAGCTCCTACCTGGCCCAGCACATCCGTATACACTCAGGGGCTAAGCCCTACAGTTGTAACTTCTGTGAGAAATCCTTCCGCCAGCTCTCCCACCTTCAGCAGCACACCCG AATCCACACTGGTGATAGACCATACAAATGTGCACACCCAGGCTGTGAGAAAGCCTTCACACAACTCTCCAATCTGCAG TCCCACAGACGGCAACACAACAAAGATAAACCCTTCAAGTGCCACAACTGTCATCGGGCGTACACGGATGCAGCCTCACTAGAGGTGCACCTGTCTACGCACACAGTGAAGCATGCCAAGGTGTACACCTGCACTATCTGCAGTCGGGCATACACATCA GAAACATACCTTATGAAACATATGCGCAAACACAACCCTCCTGATCTTCAGCAACAAGTGCaggcagcagcggcggcggcagcagtGGCCCAGGCCCAGGCGCAGGCCCAGGCTCAAGCTCAAGCGCAAGCCCAGGCTCAGGCTCAGGCTCAGgctcaggcccaggcccaggcccaggcctccCAGGcatcacagcagcagcagcagcagcagcaacagccacCACCACACTTCCAGTCTCCTGGGGCAGCCCcccagggtgggggtggtggggacagCAACCCCAACCCTCCACCCCAGTGTTCCTTTGACCTGACCCCCTATAAGACGGCGGAGCATCATAAGGACATCTGCCTCACTGTCACCACCAGCACCATCCAGGTGGAGCACCTGGCCAGCTCTTAG